Proteins found in one Subtercola endophyticus genomic segment:
- a CDS encoding acyltransferase family protein, with protein sequence MNSTTTRGENVAKRGVPAHFLPHVQGLRAIAVLLVVIYHFEPGRLTGGYIGVDVFFVISGFLITQQLSRELERTDRIKLPSFWAKRVRRLLPAALLVLAFSTVATLTIMPLSALAENLKEILASTFYVENWALAANSVDYLAASGDASLVQHYWSLSLEEQFYVVWPILLLGASFFGVKRLATKYGDRGRWNAMIALVVIATVVLFVLSVIATNNDPASAYFVTYTRVWEFGVGALLALIPRLRPTRGWFVNVLGYAGVLAILIAGFTYDRNTPFPGYAALVPVLGTAAVIVSHRSERWFDIGRVLSTRVPRFFGDISYSLYLWHWPLIVIAPFIPGWGLSIFNRVILFVVAVVLAWLTKKFVEDPTRQWKFWTVQRPRPRMTFTFMLAGMAVLTLLVSSVWVVQQPKYDAAASQLASTVADPPACFGAATGPWPEVTSSAGAGILGPTGVATVASGVGSVGGATATGSGGGSGSGADGAGSEAVSAAAAGAVVIDGGVACPNPALADTIIPSPGFGNADRPSNPECLVTLNDSGLFACHFGSTAAGAKRVALIGDSHAYALLAPFIQLANDNGWALTTYIKGGCPWNTETMPGVDAFSRSCNAWRDNLTAELASVQPYDVVFTAALADATAPGTSADGQALAVGFSGAWKEVTSKGTPVVTMVDNPAWADDPNKCLRISDAADCTEPRADGLVADPPVALAAQASIAAGQNITLLDFSNMFCTATDCAAVIGGANVYRDPDHLTNTFATTLSPFLKAALVGAMTPATSP encoded by the coding sequence ATGAACTCGACGACCACCCGCGGCGAGAACGTCGCCAAGCGCGGTGTTCCGGCGCACTTTCTGCCCCATGTTCAGGGCCTGCGCGCCATCGCCGTGCTGCTCGTGGTCATCTACCACTTCGAGCCCGGGCGGCTCACCGGCGGGTACATCGGCGTCGATGTGTTCTTCGTCATCTCGGGCTTCTTGATCACCCAGCAGCTTTCGCGCGAGCTCGAGCGCACCGACCGCATCAAGCTGCCGAGCTTCTGGGCGAAACGCGTGCGGCGCCTGCTGCCGGCGGCGCTGCTCGTGCTTGCCTTCAGCACGGTCGCCACGCTCACGATCATGCCGCTGAGCGCACTCGCCGAGAACCTCAAAGAGATTCTGGCGAGCACGTTCTACGTGGAGAACTGGGCCCTGGCCGCGAACTCGGTCGACTATCTGGCGGCCTCGGGTGATGCCTCGCTCGTGCAGCACTACTGGTCGCTGTCGCTCGAAGAGCAGTTCTACGTGGTCTGGCCGATTCTGCTGCTGGGGGCGTCGTTCTTCGGGGTGAAGCGGCTGGCCACGAAATACGGGGATCGCGGCCGCTGGAACGCGATGATCGCGCTGGTCGTCATCGCGACCGTCGTCTTGTTCGTGCTCTCTGTCATCGCCACGAACAACGACCCTGCATCTGCCTACTTCGTCACGTATACGCGCGTCTGGGAGTTCGGCGTGGGCGCACTGCTCGCGTTGATTCCGCGGCTGCGGCCGACGCGCGGCTGGTTCGTGAACGTGCTCGGTTACGCCGGGGTGCTGGCGATTCTCATCGCGGGGTTCACCTACGACCGCAACACGCCCTTTCCCGGGTACGCGGCACTGGTGCCGGTGCTGGGTACGGCGGCGGTCATCGTGTCGCACCGCTCGGAACGCTGGTTCGACATCGGGCGCGTGCTGAGCACGCGGGTTCCGCGGTTCTTCGGTGACATCTCCTACTCGCTATATCTCTGGCACTGGCCGCTCATCGTCATCGCACCCTTCATTCCGGGGTGGGGGCTCTCGATCTTCAACCGCGTCATCTTGTTCGTGGTTGCTGTGGTGCTGGCGTGGCTGACGAAGAAGTTCGTCGAAGACCCCACCCGGCAGTGGAAGTTCTGGACCGTGCAGCGGCCCCGCCCGCGCATGACTTTCACGTTCATGCTGGCGGGAATGGCGGTGCTGACGCTGCTGGTGTCGAGCGTCTGGGTCGTGCAGCAGCCGAAGTACGACGCTGCGGCGAGCCAGCTCGCGAGTACGGTTGCCGACCCGCCGGCGTGCTTCGGGGCGGCGACGGGGCCGTGGCCCGAGGTCACAAGTTCCGCTGGAGCAGGTATTCTCGGGCCGACCGGGGTAGCGACGGTCGCGAGTGGTGTGGGCTCGGTCGGAGGCGCGACCGCCACGGGTAGCGGGGGTGGGAGCGGTAGTGGCGCGGATGGTGCCGGCTCCGAGGCAGTAAGCGCGGCGGCCGCGGGAGCCGTGGTGATCGACGGCGGGGTGGCGTGTCCGAACCCGGCGCTGGCCGACACGATCATCCCGTCGCCCGGGTTCGGCAACGCCGACCGGCCGTCGAACCCCGAGTGCCTCGTCACGCTGAACGACTCCGGGTTGTTCGCCTGCCACTTCGGCTCGACTGCGGCCGGCGCGAAGCGGGTGGCGCTCATCGGCGACAGTCATGCGTACGCGCTGCTGGCGCCGTTCATCCAGCTCGCGAACGACAACGGATGGGCGCTGACGACCTATATCAAGGGCGGATGCCCGTGGAACACCGAGACGATGCCCGGGGTCGATGCGTTCTCACGCTCGTGCAACGCGTGGCGCGACAACCTCACGGCCGAACTGGCCAGCGTGCAACCCTACGACGTGGTGTTCACGGCGGCGCTTGCCGACGCCACGGCTCCGGGCACTTCTGCCGACGGGCAGGCGCTCGCCGTCGGGTTCAGCGGCGCCTGGAAAGAGGTGACCTCGAAGGGCACTCCCGTGGTCACCATGGTCGACAACCCGGCCTGGGCCGACGACCCCAACAAATGCCTGCGCATCTCTGACGCGGCTGACTGCACCGAGCCGCGGGCCGACGGCCTCGTTGCCGACCCGCCGGTAGCGCTTGCTGCTCAGGCTTCGATCGCGGCCGGGCAGAACATCACCCTGCTCGATTTCAGCAACATGTTCTGCACGGCGACCGACTGCGCCGCCGTCATCGGCGGGGCGAACGTGTACCGCGACCCCGACCACCTCACCAACACCTTCGCGACAACGCTGTCGCCCTTCTTGAAAGCTGCGCTGGTCGGGGCGATGACGCCCGCCACGTCGCCGTGA
- a CDS encoding AEC family transporter, translating into MIGVLTGFAIIGVVILVGYVVQRIHVLPADAAVALNRFVYFIASPALLFTVLARADLSVIFSSFLVVTIVSVVITAGVFLALSRLFFRRSAALTALGTASASYVNANNIGLPVAVYVLGSAQFVAPVLMFQLIIMAPILLTVLDVSTREKVSIGTIVSQPFRNPIILASLAGLVVALLGIHIPDQVLAPFVLIGGAAVPTVLITFGMSLAGRRLFPAGADRREIIVAVAMKSVLMPVVAYLFGSLVFHLDSMHLFAVVVLAALPTAQNIFNYAFRFNTGIDVARDVVLLTTIAALPVLLVISALLAPA; encoded by the coding sequence ATGATCGGGGTGCTGACCGGCTTCGCCATCATCGGAGTCGTGATTCTCGTCGGTTATGTGGTGCAACGCATTCACGTGTTGCCGGCGGATGCCGCGGTCGCGCTCAACCGCTTCGTCTACTTCATCGCCAGCCCCGCGCTGCTGTTCACGGTGCTGGCCCGCGCCGACCTGAGCGTGATCTTCTCGTCGTTCTTGGTCGTCACGATCGTCTCGGTCGTCATCACCGCGGGAGTGTTCCTGGCGCTTTCGCGGCTGTTCTTTCGCCGATCTGCGGCGCTGACAGCCCTCGGCACCGCTTCGGCGTCGTACGTCAACGCGAACAACATCGGGTTGCCGGTGGCGGTGTACGTTCTCGGCAGCGCGCAGTTCGTGGCGCCGGTGCTGATGTTCCAGCTCATCATCATGGCGCCGATCCTGCTGACCGTACTCGACGTCTCGACGCGCGAGAAGGTCTCCATCGGCACGATCGTGAGTCAGCCATTCCGCAACCCGATCATTCTCGCTTCACTGGCCGGCCTCGTGGTGGCGCTGCTGGGCATCCACATTCCCGACCAGGTGCTCGCGCCGTTCGTGCTGATCGGCGGGGCCGCGGTGCCGACGGTGCTCATCACGTTCGGCATGTCGCTGGCCGGTCGGCGGCTGTTTCCGGCGGGAGCCGATCGGCGCGAGATCATTGTCGCGGTGGCCATGAAGAGCGTGCTGATGCCGGTGGTCGCCTATCTGTTCGGCTCGCTGGTATTCCATCTCGACTCGATGCACCTGTTCGCGGTGGTGGTGCTCGCGGCGTTGCCGACGGCGCAGAACATCTTCAACTACGCGTTCCGGTTCAATACGGGCATCGATGTCGCGCGCGACGTCGTGCTTCTGACCACCATCGCGGCCCTGCCCGTGCTGCTCGTGATCTCCGCCTTGCTGGCGCCGGCTTGA
- a CDS encoding exodeoxyribonuclease III, translated as MRVATWNVNSIRARVGRVTDWLVREDIDVLAMQEIKCKESQFPFEPFTEAGYEVELHGLNQWNGVAFASRLPMEELTVGFEGVPGFGKPDENGVLPSEARALGVTVNGVRLWSLYVPNGRMLGDPHYDYKLAWLQQLADDTRKWLAEHPDQPLALMGDWNVAPLDSDVWDLSVFEGATHVSPPERAAFAEFEQLGLTDVVRPLVPTGYTYWDYKQLRFPRNEGMRIDFIMGSAPFASLVTDARIDRNERKGDAPSDHVPVVVDLDLDLEGEDTPMIFG; from the coding sequence ATGCGTGTTGCGACCTGGAATGTGAACTCCATCAGGGCCCGGGTGGGCCGCGTCACCGACTGGCTGGTGCGCGAAGACATCGACGTGCTCGCCATGCAGGAGATCAAGTGCAAGGAGTCGCAGTTTCCGTTCGAGCCGTTCACCGAGGCCGGCTATGAGGTCGAGCTGCACGGGCTGAACCAGTGGAACGGCGTCGCCTTCGCCAGCCGGCTCCCGATGGAGGAGCTGACCGTCGGTTTTGAGGGCGTTCCCGGCTTCGGCAAGCCCGACGAGAACGGCGTGCTGCCGTCCGAGGCCCGCGCCCTCGGCGTCACGGTGAACGGCGTTCGGCTCTGGAGCTTGTATGTTCCGAACGGGCGGATGCTCGGCGATCCGCATTACGACTACAAGCTCGCCTGGCTGCAGCAGCTGGCAGACGACACCCGAAAGTGGCTCGCCGAGCATCCGGATCAGCCGCTCGCACTGATGGGCGACTGGAATGTCGCCCCGCTCGACTCAGACGTGTGGGATCTCTCGGTCTTCGAGGGTGCCACGCACGTTTCGCCGCCCGAACGCGCCGCCTTCGCCGAGTTCGAGCAGCTGGGCCTGACCGACGTAGTGCGCCCGCTCGTGCCGACCGGGTACACCTACTGGGACTACAAGCAGCTGCGTTTTCCCCGCAACGAGGGCATGCGCATCGACTTCATCATGGGTTCGGCGCCGTTCGCTTCGCTGGTGACGGATGCCCGCATCGACCGCAACGAACGCAAGGGTGACGCCCCCAGCGACCACGTGCCCGTCGTCGTCGACCTCGATCTCGACCTCGAGGGCGAAGACACCCCGATGATCTTCGGCTGA
- the pyrE gene encoding orotate phosphoribosyltransferase — MTDDARQQLIKYIADEAVFHGDFTLSSGKKATYYVDLRKVSLDHRVAPLIGQVMLDVIAEIPDVFAVGGLTMGADPVAAAILHQGAARGLSYDAFVVRKEPKDHGRGKQVEGPDLEGKRVVVLEDTSTTGGSPLKAIEALEKVGAIVVGVAVVVDRNTQARERIEAAGYPYFYAIGLADLGLS; from the coding sequence GTGACAGACGACGCAAGGCAGCAACTCATCAAGTACATTGCCGACGAGGCGGTGTTTCACGGGGACTTCACGCTCTCGAGCGGTAAGAAGGCGACGTATTACGTCGACCTGCGCAAGGTGAGCCTCGACCACCGTGTCGCTCCGCTGATCGGGCAGGTCATGCTCGACGTGATCGCCGAGATTCCTGACGTGTTCGCCGTCGGCGGCCTCACCATGGGTGCAGACCCGGTGGCGGCGGCCATTCTGCACCAGGGTGCCGCCCGCGGGCTCAGTTACGACGCCTTCGTCGTGCGCAAAGAACCCAAAGACCACGGCCGCGGCAAGCAGGTCGAAGGCCCCGACCTCGAGGGCAAGCGCGTCGTTGTGCTCGAAGACACGTCCACCACCGGCGGATCCCCCCTCAAGGCCATCGAAGCCCTCGAGAAGGTCGGGGCGATCGTGGTCGGCGTGGCCGTCGTGGTCGACCGCAACACCCAGGCGCGCGAGCGCATCGAGGCGGCCGGGTACCCGTACTTCTACGCGATCGGCCTCGCAGACCTCGGGCTCAGCTAG
- a CDS encoding septum formation family protein, whose amino-acid sequence MQSDQPEEPAAPSDDAAPRPSERADASVPDARPTPPEGSAAPAIDSAPATSAPATAASRASTAPPSPAARAGVHLPAARRRSRAAVPIAVVTVAVLVLAGLFLLGTRLPGILTAAPAATPTPTQTPTPTPTPTPTSTAGPQLAGTYDWSDLRGGECISPFVSAWQQKFTVVDCAVPHYAQVMSTGSLSTDAAAAYPGQDAIKQQLNLLCQTPANFNSAILSAYPDIVWQANYPVNDAQWQAGLRNYYCFVSRSSSLPIAGNFAPPAFGG is encoded by the coding sequence GTGCAGTCCGACCAGCCCGAAGAACCGGCGGCGCCTTCCGACGATGCGGCGCCCCGGCCTTCCGAGCGGGCCGATGCCTCGGTTCCGGATGCCCGGCCGACGCCGCCCGAAGGCTCGGCCGCGCCCGCGATCGACTCCGCACCAGCTACCTCCGCACCAGCTACTGCCGCTTCGAGAGCCTCCACCGCGCCACCATCGCCGGCGGCGCGGGCCGGGGTGCATCTTCCGGCTGCGAGACGGCGGTCACGCGCGGCCGTGCCGATTGCGGTCGTGACGGTCGCGGTACTTGTGCTGGCCGGGCTGTTTCTGCTCGGAACACGGCTGCCGGGCATCCTGACCGCCGCCCCGGCCGCGACACCCACGCCGACCCAGACGCCGACGCCCACCCCGACTCCGACTCCCACGTCGACGGCGGGCCCGCAACTCGCCGGAACCTACGACTGGAGCGACCTGCGCGGCGGAGAGTGCATCAGCCCCTTCGTGTCGGCCTGGCAGCAGAAGTTCACGGTGGTCGACTGCGCCGTGCCGCACTACGCGCAGGTCATGAGCACGGGTTCGCTGAGCACCGACGCGGCGGCAGCCTACCCCGGGCAAGACGCGATCAAGCAGCAGCTGAACCTGCTCTGCCAGACGCCGGCGAACTTCAACAGCGCGATTCTGAGCGCGTACCCCGACATTGTGTGGCAGGCGAACTACCCGGTCAACGACGCACAATGGCAGGCGGGGCTGCGCAACTACTACTGCTTCGTCAGCCGCTCGTCGAGTCTGCCGATCGCGGGCAACTTTGCCCCGCCTGCCTTCGGCGGGTAG